From a region of the Methyloceanibacter stevinii genome:
- a CDS encoding aminotransferase class V-fold PLP-dependent enzyme, whose product MTVFPALVIPETLAAGPGPGNTDPRVLEAFAKTGVADHMQADVLRGMKEAKLMLRELWGTKNVYTFGVAGTGWDGLDCVHSLILPGDEVVAFVNGTFSSIDGLTIRMKAATQEELAENSLDPKPASVKIIDTPHGQSISAETIDKALAEHKPMWAFMAHWETGSGRVNDLKGFSDACVKHGVMGIVDAVSSLGVGDFNIDDYPGVVAWASCPQKGVLSLPLTYAPVSFTDKAIEMVKKRGCRTFVHHPILDARHWGIIDGKDVDTPVYHQTHSGYAVAAFHEALRIILGYGRARKASDYKYHEAALRQAVEAMGCEVTSNMPSLVVLNLPGKLAGREKELVQGARAQGFGIWPTLSEPVQVRIGILNQLSPEQITEIVSRFADSMLAMGAEFDKATVLNQLKSYYAKAA is encoded by the coding sequence ATGACTGTATTTCCAGCTCTCGTAATCCCGGAGACACTTGCCGCAGGCCCCGGGCCCGGCAACACGGATCCCCGCGTGCTCGAGGCTTTCGCCAAGACCGGCGTCGCCGACCACATGCAAGCCGACGTGCTGCGCGGCATGAAGGAGGCGAAGCTGATGCTCCGCGAATTGTGGGGCACCAAGAATGTCTACACCTTTGGCGTTGCGGGCACGGGCTGGGACGGTCTGGATTGCGTGCACAGCCTGATCCTTCCGGGCGACGAGGTCGTGGCGTTCGTCAACGGCACCTTCTCCAGCATCGACGGCCTGACCATTCGCATGAAGGCCGCCACCCAGGAGGAACTCGCCGAGAATTCGCTCGATCCGAAGCCGGCCAGCGTGAAGATCATCGATACGCCGCACGGCCAGTCGATCTCCGCCGAAACCATCGACAAGGCGCTTGCCGAGCACAAGCCCATGTGGGCCTTCATGGCGCATTGGGAGACGGGCTCGGGCCGCGTGAACGACCTCAAGGGCTTCTCCGACGCCTGCGTGAAGCACGGTGTCATGGGCATCGTCGATGCCGTGTCGAGCCTTGGCGTCGGCGATTTCAATATCGACGACTATCCGGGCGTGGTGGCCTGGGCGTCCTGTCCGCAGAAGGGCGTGCTGTCCCTGCCGTTGACTTACGCGCCGGTCAGCTTCACCGACAAGGCGATCGAGATGGTCAAGAAGCGGGGCTGCCGGACTTTCGTCCATCATCCGATTCTGGACGCGCGTCACTGGGGCATCATCGACGGCAAGGACGTCGACACCCCCGTCTACCACCAGACCCATTCCGGCTATGCCGTGGCCGCCTTCCACGAGGCGCTGCGCATCATTCTGGGCTACGGCCGCGCCCGCAAGGCGTCGGACTACAAGTATCACGAGGCTGCGCTGCGCCAGGCCGTTGAGGCCATGGGCTGCGAGGTCACGTCGAACATGCCGAGCCTCGTGGTGCTGAACCTGCCGGGCAAGCTGGCCGGTCGCGAGAAGGAACTGGTCCAGGGCGCACGTGCGCAGGGCTTCGGCATCTGGCCGACCCTGTCCGAGCCCGTTCAGGTCCGTATCGGTATCCTCAACCAGCTTTCGCCGGAGCAGATCACCGAGATCGTCAGCCGTTTCGCCGACTCCATGCTCGCCATGGGCGCCGAGTTCGACAAGGCGACCGTGTTGAACCAGCTGAAGTCCTACTACGCCAAAGCCGCGTAA